Proteins found in one Rhinolophus ferrumequinum isolate MPI-CBG mRhiFer1 chromosome 9, mRhiFer1_v1.p, whole genome shotgun sequence genomic segment:
- the PIK3CD gene encoding phosphatidylinositol 4,5-bisphosphate 3-kinase catalytic subunit delta isoform isoform X3, giving the protein MPPGVDCPMEFWTKEENQTVAVDFLLPTGVYLNFSVSRNANLSTIKKVLWHRAQYEPFFHMLSDPEAYVFTCVNQTAEQQELEDEQRRLCDIQPFLPVLRLVAREGDRVKKLINSQISLLIGKGLHEFDSLRDPEVNDFRTKMRQFCEEAAARRQQLSWEAWLQYSFPLQLEPSARSWGPGTLRVPNRALLVNVKFEGSEESFTFQVSTKDVPLALMACALRKKATVFRQPLVEQPEDYTLQVNGKHEYLYGSYPLCQFQYICSCLHSGLTPHLTMVHSSSILAMRDEQSNPAPQVQKPRTKPPPIPMKKPSSMSLWSLEQPFCIELIQGSKVNADERMKVVQAGLFHGNETLCKTVSSSEVSVCSEPVWKQRLEFDINVCDLPRMARLCFALYAVIEKAKKARSTKKKSKKADCPIAWANLTLFDYKDQLKTGECCLYMWPSVPDEKGELLNPTGTVRSNPNTESAAALIICLPEVAPYPVYYPALDKILELGRHGEHCRFTEEEQLQLREILERRGSGELYEHEKDLVWKMRHEVQEHFPEALARLLLVTKWNKHEDVAQMLYLLCSWPELPVLSALELLDSSFPDRHVGSFAIKSLRKLTDDEVFQYLLQLVQVLKYESYLDCELTKFLLDRALANRKIGHFLFWHLRSEMHVPSVALRFGLIMEAYCRGSIHHMKVLMKQGEALSKLKALNDFVKVSSQKSPKPHTKELMHLCMRQETYLEALSHLQSPLDPSTLLAEVCVEQCTFMDSKMKPLWVMYNNEEAGSDGSVGIIFKNGDDLRQDMLTLQMIQLMDVLWKQEGLDLRMTPYGCLSTGDRTGLIEVVLHSDTIANIQLNKSNMAATAAFNKDALLNWLKSKNPGEALDRAIEEFTLSCAGYCVATYVLGIGDRHSDNIMIRENGQLFHIDFGHFLGNFKTKFGINRERVPFILTYDFVHVIQQGKTNNSEKFERFRGYCERAYTILRRHGLLFLHLFALMRAAGLPELSCSKDIQYLKDSLALGKTEEEALKHFRVKFNEALRESWKTKVNWLAHNVSKDNRQ; this is encoded by the exons atgcCCCCAGGGGTGGACTGCCCCATGGAATTCTGGACCAAGGAGGAGAATCAGACCGTGGCGGTTGACTTCCTGCTGCCCACTGGGGTCTATCTGAACTTCTCTGTGTCCCGAAATGCCAACCTCAGCACCATCAAGAAG GTATTGTGGCACCGAGCCCAGTATGAGCCGTTCTTCCACATGCTCAGTGACCCCGAAGCCTATGTGTTTACCTGCGTCAACCAGACTGCGGAGCAGCAAGAGCTGGAGGACGAGCAGCGAAGGCTGTGTGACATCCAGCCCTTCCTGCCAGTCCTGCGCCTGGTGGCCCGTGAGGGTGACAGGGTGAAGAAGCTCATCAACTCTCAGATCAGCCTCCTCATTGGCAAAG GCCTCCATGAGTTTGACTCGTTGCGTGACCCGGAAGTGAATGACTTTCGCACTAAGATGCGCCAGTTCTGCGAGGAGGCGGCTGCCCGCCGGCAGCAGCTGAGCTGGGAAGCCTGGCTACAGTACAGCTTCCCTCTGCAGCTGGAGCCCTCTGCACGGAGCTGGGGGCCTGGCACCCTGCGGGTCCCCAACCGGGCCCTCCTGGTCAATGTCAAGTTCGAGGGTAGTGAG GAGAGCTTCACCTTCCAGGTGTCCACTAAGGATGTGCCTCTGGCACTGATGGCCTGCGCCCTCCGGAAGAAGGCCACGGTGTTCCGGCAGCCCCTGGTGGAGCAGCCCGAGGACTACACTCTGCAGGTGAACGGGAAGCACGAGTACCTGTATGGCAGCTACCCCCTCTGCCAGTTCCAG TATATCTGCAGCTGCCTGCACAGCGGGCTGACCCCACACCTGACCATGGTACATTCCTCCTCCATCCTTGCCATGCGGGACGAACAGAGCAACCCTGCCCCCCAAGTCCAAAAACCGCGCACCAAACCGCCCCCCATTCCCATGAAGAAG CCCTCCTCTATGTCTCTATGGTCCCTGGAACAGCCCTTCTGCATCGAGCTGATCCAGGGCAGCAAAGTAAATGCTGACGAGCGGATGAAG GTGGTACAGGCTGGGCTTTTCCATGGCAACGAGACGCTGTGCAAGACGGTGTCCAGCTCCGAGGTGAGCGTGTGCTCAGAGCCCGTGTGGAAGCAGCGCCTGGAGTTTGACATCAATGTGTGTGACCTGCCGCGCATGGCCCGGCTCTGCTTTGCGCTGTACGCCGTGATCGAAAAGGCCAAGAAGGCTCGCTCTACCAAGAAGAAGTCCAAGAAGGCG GACTGCCCCATCGCCTGGGCTAACCTCACCCTGTTTGACTACAAGGACCAGCTCAAGACTGGTGAATGCTGCCTCTACATGTGGCCCTCTGTCCCAG ATGAGAAAGGGGAGCTGCTGAACCCCACAGGAACCGTGCGTAGCAACCCCAACACCGAGAGTGCTGCCGCCCTGATCATCTGCCTCCCTGAGGTGGCCCCCTACCCTGTGTACTACCCTGCCCTGGACAAG ATCCTGGAGCTGGGGCGGCACGGGGAGCACTGCCGCTTCACGGAGGAGGAG CAGCTGCAGCTGCGGGAAATCCTGGAGCGGCGAGGGTCCGGGGAGCTCTACGAGCACGAAAAAGACCTGGTGTGGAAGATGCGGCATGAGGTTCAAGAGCACTTCCCCGAGGCACTGGCCCGGTTGCTGCTGGTCACCAAGTGGAACAAGCACGAGGATGTGGCCCAG ATGCTCTACCTGCTGTGCTCTTGGCCGGAGCTGCCAGTCCTGAGCGCCCTGGAGCTGCTGGACTCCAGCTTCCCCGACCGCCACGTGGGCTCCTTCGCCATCAAGTCCCTGAGGAAACTGAC AGACGATGAGGTTTTCCAGTATCTTCTGCAGCTGGTGCAGGTGCTCAAGTACGAATCCTACCTCGACTGCGAGCTGACCAAATTCCTGCTGGACCGGGCCTTGGCCAACCGCAAGATTGGCCATTTCCTCTTCTGGCACCTCCG ctctgaGATGCACGTGCCGTCAGTGGCCCTGCGCTTCGGCCTTATCATGGAGGCCTACTGCAGGGGCAGTATCCACCACATGAAGGTGCTGATGAAACAG GGGGAAGCTCTGAGCAAGCTGAAGGCCCTGAACGACTTTGTCAAAGTGAGCTCCCAGAAGAGCCCCAAGCCCCACACCAAGGAGCTGATGCACCTGTGCATGCGCCAGGAGACCTACCTGGAGGCTCTCTCCCACCTGCAGTCCCCGCTCGACCCCAGCACCCTGCTGGCTGAAGTCTG TGTGGAGCAGTGCACCTTCATGGACTCCAAAATGAAGCCGCTATGGGTCATGTACAACAACGAGGAGGCGGGCAGCGATGGCAGCGTGGGCATCATCTTTAAGAACGGGGATG ACCTCCGTCAGGACATGCTAACTCTGCAGATGATCCAGCTCATGGACGTTCTATGGAAGCAGGAGGGCTTGGACCTGAG GATGACCCCCTATGGCTGCCTCTCCACTGGGGACCGCACAGGCCTCATTGAGGTGGTGCTTCACTCCGACACCATTGCCAACATCCAGCTGAACAAGAGCAACATGGCAGCTACAGCCGCTTTCAACAAGGATGCCCTGCTCAACTGGCTCAAGTCTAAGAACCCTGG gGAGGCCTTGGATCGAGCCATCGAGGAGTTCACCCTTTCCTGCGCTGGCTACTGTGTGGCCACATACGTGCTGGGCATTGGTGATCGGCACAGTGACAACATCATGATCCGAGAGAACGGACAG CTGTTCCACATTGATTTTGGCCACTTTCTGGGGAATTTCAAGACCAAGTTTGGAATCAACCGGGAGCGAGTCCCATTCATCCTCACCTATGACTTTGTCCATGTGATTCAGCAGGGGAAGACTAATAACAGTGAGAAATTTGAAAG GTTCCGCGGCTACTGTGAAAGAGCCTACACCATCCTGCGTCGCCACGGGCTGCTGTTCCTCCACCTCTTTGCCCTGATGCGGGCAGCAGGCCTGCCTGAGCTCAGCTGCTCCAAGGACATCCAGTATCTCAAG GACTCTCTGGCGTTGGGGAAAACGGAGGAGGAGGCGCTCAAGCACTTCCGAGTGAAGTTTAACGAAGCCCTCCGGGAGAGCTGGAAAACCAAAGTGAACTGGCTGGCCCACAACGTGTCCAAAGATAACAGGCAGTAG
- the PIK3CD gene encoding phosphatidylinositol 4,5-bisphosphate 3-kinase catalytic subunit delta isoform isoform X2, protein MPPGVDCPMEFWTKEENQTVAVDFLLPTGVYLNFSVSRNANLSTIKKVLWHRAQYEPFFHMLSDPEAYVFTCVNQTAEQQELEDEQRRLCDIQPFLPVLRLVAREGDRVKKLINSQISLLIGKGLHEFDSLRDPEVNDFRTKMRQFCEEAAARRQQLSWEAWLQYSFPLQLEPSARSWGPGTLRVPNRALLVNVKFEGSEESFTFQVSTKDVPLALMACALRKKATVFRQPLVEQPEDYTLQVNGKHEYLYGSYPLCQFQYICSCLHSGLTPHLTMVHSSSILAMRDEQSNPAPQVQKPRTKPPPIPMKKPSSMSLWSLEQPFCIELIQGSKVNADERMKLVVQAGLFHGNETLCKTVSSSEVSVCSEPVWKQRLEFDINVCDLPRMARLCFALYAVIEKAKKARSTKKKSKKADCPIAWANLTLFDYKDQLKTGECCLYMWPSVPDEKGELLNPTGTVRSNPNTESAAALIICLPEVAPYPVYYPALDKILELGRHGEHCRFTEEELQLREILERRGSGELYEHEKDLVWKMRHEVQEHFPEALARLLLVTKWNKHEDVAQMLYLLCSWPELPVLSALELLDSSFPDRHVGSFAIKSLRKLTDDEVFQYLLQLVQVLKYESYLDCELTKFLLDRALANRKIGHFLFWHLRSEMHVPSVALRFGLIMEAYCRGSIHHMKVLMKQGEALSKLKALNDFVKVSSQKSPKPHTKELMHLCMRQETYLEALSHLQSPLDPSTLLAEVCVEQCTFMDSKMKPLWVMYNNEEAGSDGSVGIIFKNGDDLRQDMLTLQMIQLMDVLWKQEGLDLRMTPYGCLSTGDRTGLIEVVLHSDTIANIQLNKSNMAATAAFNKDALLNWLKSKNPGEALDRAIEEFTLSCAGYCVATYVLGIGDRHSDNIMIRENGQLFHIDFGHFLGNFKTKFGINRERVPFILTYDFVHVIQQGKTNNSEKFERFRGYCERAYTILRRHGLLFLHLFALMRAAGLPELSCSKDIQYLKDSLALGKTEEEALKHFRVKFNEALRESWKTKVNWLAHNVSKDNRQ, encoded by the exons atgcCCCCAGGGGTGGACTGCCCCATGGAATTCTGGACCAAGGAGGAGAATCAGACCGTGGCGGTTGACTTCCTGCTGCCCACTGGGGTCTATCTGAACTTCTCTGTGTCCCGAAATGCCAACCTCAGCACCATCAAGAAG GTATTGTGGCACCGAGCCCAGTATGAGCCGTTCTTCCACATGCTCAGTGACCCCGAAGCCTATGTGTTTACCTGCGTCAACCAGACTGCGGAGCAGCAAGAGCTGGAGGACGAGCAGCGAAGGCTGTGTGACATCCAGCCCTTCCTGCCAGTCCTGCGCCTGGTGGCCCGTGAGGGTGACAGGGTGAAGAAGCTCATCAACTCTCAGATCAGCCTCCTCATTGGCAAAG GCCTCCATGAGTTTGACTCGTTGCGTGACCCGGAAGTGAATGACTTTCGCACTAAGATGCGCCAGTTCTGCGAGGAGGCGGCTGCCCGCCGGCAGCAGCTGAGCTGGGAAGCCTGGCTACAGTACAGCTTCCCTCTGCAGCTGGAGCCCTCTGCACGGAGCTGGGGGCCTGGCACCCTGCGGGTCCCCAACCGGGCCCTCCTGGTCAATGTCAAGTTCGAGGGTAGTGAG GAGAGCTTCACCTTCCAGGTGTCCACTAAGGATGTGCCTCTGGCACTGATGGCCTGCGCCCTCCGGAAGAAGGCCACGGTGTTCCGGCAGCCCCTGGTGGAGCAGCCCGAGGACTACACTCTGCAGGTGAACGGGAAGCACGAGTACCTGTATGGCAGCTACCCCCTCTGCCAGTTCCAG TATATCTGCAGCTGCCTGCACAGCGGGCTGACCCCACACCTGACCATGGTACATTCCTCCTCCATCCTTGCCATGCGGGACGAACAGAGCAACCCTGCCCCCCAAGTCCAAAAACCGCGCACCAAACCGCCCCCCATTCCCATGAAGAAG CCCTCCTCTATGTCTCTATGGTCCCTGGAACAGCCCTTCTGCATCGAGCTGATCCAGGGCAGCAAAGTAAATGCTGACGAGCGGATGAAG CTGGTGGTACAGGCTGGGCTTTTCCATGGCAACGAGACGCTGTGCAAGACGGTGTCCAGCTCCGAGGTGAGCGTGTGCTCAGAGCCCGTGTGGAAGCAGCGCCTGGAGTTTGACATCAATGTGTGTGACCTGCCGCGCATGGCCCGGCTCTGCTTTGCGCTGTACGCCGTGATCGAAAAGGCCAAGAAGGCTCGCTCTACCAAGAAGAAGTCCAAGAAGGCG GACTGCCCCATCGCCTGGGCTAACCTCACCCTGTTTGACTACAAGGACCAGCTCAAGACTGGTGAATGCTGCCTCTACATGTGGCCCTCTGTCCCAG ATGAGAAAGGGGAGCTGCTGAACCCCACAGGAACCGTGCGTAGCAACCCCAACACCGAGAGTGCTGCCGCCCTGATCATCTGCCTCCCTGAGGTGGCCCCCTACCCTGTGTACTACCCTGCCCTGGACAAG ATCCTGGAGCTGGGGCGGCACGGGGAGCACTGCCGCTTCACGGAGGAGGAG CTGCAGCTGCGGGAAATCCTGGAGCGGCGAGGGTCCGGGGAGCTCTACGAGCACGAAAAAGACCTGGTGTGGAAGATGCGGCATGAGGTTCAAGAGCACTTCCCCGAGGCACTGGCCCGGTTGCTGCTGGTCACCAAGTGGAACAAGCACGAGGATGTGGCCCAG ATGCTCTACCTGCTGTGCTCTTGGCCGGAGCTGCCAGTCCTGAGCGCCCTGGAGCTGCTGGACTCCAGCTTCCCCGACCGCCACGTGGGCTCCTTCGCCATCAAGTCCCTGAGGAAACTGAC AGACGATGAGGTTTTCCAGTATCTTCTGCAGCTGGTGCAGGTGCTCAAGTACGAATCCTACCTCGACTGCGAGCTGACCAAATTCCTGCTGGACCGGGCCTTGGCCAACCGCAAGATTGGCCATTTCCTCTTCTGGCACCTCCG ctctgaGATGCACGTGCCGTCAGTGGCCCTGCGCTTCGGCCTTATCATGGAGGCCTACTGCAGGGGCAGTATCCACCACATGAAGGTGCTGATGAAACAG GGGGAAGCTCTGAGCAAGCTGAAGGCCCTGAACGACTTTGTCAAAGTGAGCTCCCAGAAGAGCCCCAAGCCCCACACCAAGGAGCTGATGCACCTGTGCATGCGCCAGGAGACCTACCTGGAGGCTCTCTCCCACCTGCAGTCCCCGCTCGACCCCAGCACCCTGCTGGCTGAAGTCTG TGTGGAGCAGTGCACCTTCATGGACTCCAAAATGAAGCCGCTATGGGTCATGTACAACAACGAGGAGGCGGGCAGCGATGGCAGCGTGGGCATCATCTTTAAGAACGGGGATG ACCTCCGTCAGGACATGCTAACTCTGCAGATGATCCAGCTCATGGACGTTCTATGGAAGCAGGAGGGCTTGGACCTGAG GATGACCCCCTATGGCTGCCTCTCCACTGGGGACCGCACAGGCCTCATTGAGGTGGTGCTTCACTCCGACACCATTGCCAACATCCAGCTGAACAAGAGCAACATGGCAGCTACAGCCGCTTTCAACAAGGATGCCCTGCTCAACTGGCTCAAGTCTAAGAACCCTGG gGAGGCCTTGGATCGAGCCATCGAGGAGTTCACCCTTTCCTGCGCTGGCTACTGTGTGGCCACATACGTGCTGGGCATTGGTGATCGGCACAGTGACAACATCATGATCCGAGAGAACGGACAG CTGTTCCACATTGATTTTGGCCACTTTCTGGGGAATTTCAAGACCAAGTTTGGAATCAACCGGGAGCGAGTCCCATTCATCCTCACCTATGACTTTGTCCATGTGATTCAGCAGGGGAAGACTAATAACAGTGAGAAATTTGAAAG GTTCCGCGGCTACTGTGAAAGAGCCTACACCATCCTGCGTCGCCACGGGCTGCTGTTCCTCCACCTCTTTGCCCTGATGCGGGCAGCAGGCCTGCCTGAGCTCAGCTGCTCCAAGGACATCCAGTATCTCAAG GACTCTCTGGCGTTGGGGAAAACGGAGGAGGAGGCGCTCAAGCACTTCCGAGTGAAGTTTAACGAAGCCCTCCGGGAGAGCTGGAAAACCAAAGTGAACTGGCTGGCCCACAACGTGTCCAAAGATAACAGGCAGTAG
- the PIK3CD gene encoding phosphatidylinositol 4,5-bisphosphate 3-kinase catalytic subunit delta isoform isoform X1 → MPPGVDCPMEFWTKEENQTVAVDFLLPTGVYLNFSVSRNANLSTIKKVLWHRAQYEPFFHMLSDPEAYVFTCVNQTAEQQELEDEQRRLCDIQPFLPVLRLVAREGDRVKKLINSQISLLIGKGLHEFDSLRDPEVNDFRTKMRQFCEEAAARRQQLSWEAWLQYSFPLQLEPSARSWGPGTLRVPNRALLVNVKFEGSEESFTFQVSTKDVPLALMACALRKKATVFRQPLVEQPEDYTLQVNGKHEYLYGSYPLCQFQYICSCLHSGLTPHLTMVHSSSILAMRDEQSNPAPQVQKPRTKPPPIPMKKPSSMSLWSLEQPFCIELIQGSKVNADERMKLVVQAGLFHGNETLCKTVSSSEVSVCSEPVWKQRLEFDINVCDLPRMARLCFALYAVIEKAKKARSTKKKSKKADCPIAWANLTLFDYKDQLKTGECCLYMWPSVPDEKGELLNPTGTVRSNPNTESAAALIICLPEVAPYPVYYPALDKILELGRHGEHCRFTEEEQLQLREILERRGSGELYEHEKDLVWKMRHEVQEHFPEALARLLLVTKWNKHEDVAQMLYLLCSWPELPVLSALELLDSSFPDRHVGSFAIKSLRKLTDDEVFQYLLQLVQVLKYESYLDCELTKFLLDRALANRKIGHFLFWHLRSEMHVPSVALRFGLIMEAYCRGSIHHMKVLMKQGEALSKLKALNDFVKVSSQKSPKPHTKELMHLCMRQETYLEALSHLQSPLDPSTLLAEVCVEQCTFMDSKMKPLWVMYNNEEAGSDGSVGIIFKNGDDLRQDMLTLQMIQLMDVLWKQEGLDLRMTPYGCLSTGDRTGLIEVVLHSDTIANIQLNKSNMAATAAFNKDALLNWLKSKNPGEALDRAIEEFTLSCAGYCVATYVLGIGDRHSDNIMIRENGQLFHIDFGHFLGNFKTKFGINRERVPFILTYDFVHVIQQGKTNNSEKFERFRGYCERAYTILRRHGLLFLHLFALMRAAGLPELSCSKDIQYLKDSLALGKTEEEALKHFRVKFNEALRESWKTKVNWLAHNVSKDNRQ, encoded by the exons atgcCCCCAGGGGTGGACTGCCCCATGGAATTCTGGACCAAGGAGGAGAATCAGACCGTGGCGGTTGACTTCCTGCTGCCCACTGGGGTCTATCTGAACTTCTCTGTGTCCCGAAATGCCAACCTCAGCACCATCAAGAAG GTATTGTGGCACCGAGCCCAGTATGAGCCGTTCTTCCACATGCTCAGTGACCCCGAAGCCTATGTGTTTACCTGCGTCAACCAGACTGCGGAGCAGCAAGAGCTGGAGGACGAGCAGCGAAGGCTGTGTGACATCCAGCCCTTCCTGCCAGTCCTGCGCCTGGTGGCCCGTGAGGGTGACAGGGTGAAGAAGCTCATCAACTCTCAGATCAGCCTCCTCATTGGCAAAG GCCTCCATGAGTTTGACTCGTTGCGTGACCCGGAAGTGAATGACTTTCGCACTAAGATGCGCCAGTTCTGCGAGGAGGCGGCTGCCCGCCGGCAGCAGCTGAGCTGGGAAGCCTGGCTACAGTACAGCTTCCCTCTGCAGCTGGAGCCCTCTGCACGGAGCTGGGGGCCTGGCACCCTGCGGGTCCCCAACCGGGCCCTCCTGGTCAATGTCAAGTTCGAGGGTAGTGAG GAGAGCTTCACCTTCCAGGTGTCCACTAAGGATGTGCCTCTGGCACTGATGGCCTGCGCCCTCCGGAAGAAGGCCACGGTGTTCCGGCAGCCCCTGGTGGAGCAGCCCGAGGACTACACTCTGCAGGTGAACGGGAAGCACGAGTACCTGTATGGCAGCTACCCCCTCTGCCAGTTCCAG TATATCTGCAGCTGCCTGCACAGCGGGCTGACCCCACACCTGACCATGGTACATTCCTCCTCCATCCTTGCCATGCGGGACGAACAGAGCAACCCTGCCCCCCAAGTCCAAAAACCGCGCACCAAACCGCCCCCCATTCCCATGAAGAAG CCCTCCTCTATGTCTCTATGGTCCCTGGAACAGCCCTTCTGCATCGAGCTGATCCAGGGCAGCAAAGTAAATGCTGACGAGCGGATGAAG CTGGTGGTACAGGCTGGGCTTTTCCATGGCAACGAGACGCTGTGCAAGACGGTGTCCAGCTCCGAGGTGAGCGTGTGCTCAGAGCCCGTGTGGAAGCAGCGCCTGGAGTTTGACATCAATGTGTGTGACCTGCCGCGCATGGCCCGGCTCTGCTTTGCGCTGTACGCCGTGATCGAAAAGGCCAAGAAGGCTCGCTCTACCAAGAAGAAGTCCAAGAAGGCG GACTGCCCCATCGCCTGGGCTAACCTCACCCTGTTTGACTACAAGGACCAGCTCAAGACTGGTGAATGCTGCCTCTACATGTGGCCCTCTGTCCCAG ATGAGAAAGGGGAGCTGCTGAACCCCACAGGAACCGTGCGTAGCAACCCCAACACCGAGAGTGCTGCCGCCCTGATCATCTGCCTCCCTGAGGTGGCCCCCTACCCTGTGTACTACCCTGCCCTGGACAAG ATCCTGGAGCTGGGGCGGCACGGGGAGCACTGCCGCTTCACGGAGGAGGAG CAGCTGCAGCTGCGGGAAATCCTGGAGCGGCGAGGGTCCGGGGAGCTCTACGAGCACGAAAAAGACCTGGTGTGGAAGATGCGGCATGAGGTTCAAGAGCACTTCCCCGAGGCACTGGCCCGGTTGCTGCTGGTCACCAAGTGGAACAAGCACGAGGATGTGGCCCAG ATGCTCTACCTGCTGTGCTCTTGGCCGGAGCTGCCAGTCCTGAGCGCCCTGGAGCTGCTGGACTCCAGCTTCCCCGACCGCCACGTGGGCTCCTTCGCCATCAAGTCCCTGAGGAAACTGAC AGACGATGAGGTTTTCCAGTATCTTCTGCAGCTGGTGCAGGTGCTCAAGTACGAATCCTACCTCGACTGCGAGCTGACCAAATTCCTGCTGGACCGGGCCTTGGCCAACCGCAAGATTGGCCATTTCCTCTTCTGGCACCTCCG ctctgaGATGCACGTGCCGTCAGTGGCCCTGCGCTTCGGCCTTATCATGGAGGCCTACTGCAGGGGCAGTATCCACCACATGAAGGTGCTGATGAAACAG GGGGAAGCTCTGAGCAAGCTGAAGGCCCTGAACGACTTTGTCAAAGTGAGCTCCCAGAAGAGCCCCAAGCCCCACACCAAGGAGCTGATGCACCTGTGCATGCGCCAGGAGACCTACCTGGAGGCTCTCTCCCACCTGCAGTCCCCGCTCGACCCCAGCACCCTGCTGGCTGAAGTCTG TGTGGAGCAGTGCACCTTCATGGACTCCAAAATGAAGCCGCTATGGGTCATGTACAACAACGAGGAGGCGGGCAGCGATGGCAGCGTGGGCATCATCTTTAAGAACGGGGATG ACCTCCGTCAGGACATGCTAACTCTGCAGATGATCCAGCTCATGGACGTTCTATGGAAGCAGGAGGGCTTGGACCTGAG GATGACCCCCTATGGCTGCCTCTCCACTGGGGACCGCACAGGCCTCATTGAGGTGGTGCTTCACTCCGACACCATTGCCAACATCCAGCTGAACAAGAGCAACATGGCAGCTACAGCCGCTTTCAACAAGGATGCCCTGCTCAACTGGCTCAAGTCTAAGAACCCTGG gGAGGCCTTGGATCGAGCCATCGAGGAGTTCACCCTTTCCTGCGCTGGCTACTGTGTGGCCACATACGTGCTGGGCATTGGTGATCGGCACAGTGACAACATCATGATCCGAGAGAACGGACAG CTGTTCCACATTGATTTTGGCCACTTTCTGGGGAATTTCAAGACCAAGTTTGGAATCAACCGGGAGCGAGTCCCATTCATCCTCACCTATGACTTTGTCCATGTGATTCAGCAGGGGAAGACTAATAACAGTGAGAAATTTGAAAG GTTCCGCGGCTACTGTGAAAGAGCCTACACCATCCTGCGTCGCCACGGGCTGCTGTTCCTCCACCTCTTTGCCCTGATGCGGGCAGCAGGCCTGCCTGAGCTCAGCTGCTCCAAGGACATCCAGTATCTCAAG GACTCTCTGGCGTTGGGGAAAACGGAGGAGGAGGCGCTCAAGCACTTCCGAGTGAAGTTTAACGAAGCCCTCCGGGAGAGCTGGAAAACCAAAGTGAACTGGCTGGCCCACAACGTGTCCAAAGATAACAGGCAGTAG